From a single Saimiri boliviensis isolate mSaiBol1 chromosome 7, mSaiBol1.pri, whole genome shotgun sequence genomic region:
- the TMBIM6 gene encoding bax inhibitor 1, translating into MNIFDRKINFDALLKFSHITPSTQQHLKKVYASFALCMFVAAAGAYVHVITHFIQAGLLSALGSLILMIWLMATPHSHETEQKRLGLLAGFAFLTGVGLGPALEFCIAINPSILPTAFMGTAMIFTCFTLSALYARRRSYLFLGGILMSALSLLLLSSLGNVFFGSIWLFQANLYVGLVVMCGFVLFDTQLIIEKAENGDQDYIWHCIDLFLDFVTLFRKLMMILAMNEKDKKKEKK; encoded by the exons ATGAACATATTTGATCGAAAGATCAACTTTGATgcgcttttaaaattttctcatat AACCCCCTCAACACAGCAGCACCTGAAGAAGGTCTACGCAAGTTTTGCCCTTTGTATGTTTGTGGCGGCTGCAGGGGCCTATGTCCATGTGATCACTCATTTCATTCAG GCTGGCCTGCTGTCTGCTTTGGGCTCCCTGATATTGATGATTTGGCTGATGGCAACACCTCATAGCCATGAAACTGAGCAGAAAAGACTGGGACTTCTTGCTGGATTTGCTTTCCTTACAG gagTTGGCCTGGGCCCTGCCCTGGAGTTTTGCATTGCCATCAACCCCAG CATCCTTCCCACCGCTTTCATGGGCACAGCAATGATCTTCACCTGCTTTACCCTGAGTGCACTCTATGCCAGGCGTCGTAGCTACCTCTTTCTGGGAG GTATCTTGATGTCAGCCCTGAGCCTATTGCTTTTGTCTTCCCTGGGGAATGTTTTCTTTGGATCCATTTGGCTTTTCCAG GCAAACCTGTATGTGGGACTGGTGGTCATGTGtggctttgtcctttttgataCTCAACTCATTATTGAAAAGGCTGAAAATGGAGATCAAGATTATATCTG GCACTGCATTGATCTCTTCTTAGATTTCGTTACTCTCTTCAGAAAACTCATGATGATCCTGGCCATGAATGAAAAG